The Medicago truncatula cultivar Jemalong A17 chromosome 7, MtrunA17r5.0-ANR, whole genome shotgun sequence genome includes the window tttgtttttgaactgAAACTTGTTGTCTAATCATTAAgattttgaattcaaattctTTATAGTTATACATGATTTTTGATTGAATATTATGACAACTTTCTGtcattgtttaatttatgtaagTGTTTCATCTCTAGTCTCCATTTAATGGGAAAAGGCTTTGATGgttgttgttttctttgttgtaaCTGTTTTTTTAAAGtgctgacaaaaaaaaagtcatgatTATTTCCTgtaataagctaatccaaagaTGCATCCAATCTCCTAGAAATTCCAAACTGGAAATATAGAACTACAAAGTTTTAGGTACAACCTAAAAGAAACCAAGTTACAAGGGAACAACTCCTGAATCGTAGTCCTTAGCACTTATTACCAACGCCAGCCCATTAGCATCATGAGTCCTCGGGGGGCTTACAAGTACTAGATAACTATAACActtaattaacatgatactaagtTAAAGTATTGCCCATAGACAGAAACCACATATAAATTACAAGATTTTGGAAATATAAATATTCCACAAATTGTTATATTCATTTTCACTTCCACTATATCTGCTACTCTCCCTCCATAAGTTTACTTGAACTCTCTGTTAACAACCTTGAAAGAAAGTACGCAATGATGTTTGGTATTATTTTATCTctatataatttaattgatttccATCTCTCAATATCTTTTCAGTTTTTTTGCcaaaaatattgtgtttgtaTATCATTCACTTCTTATCGTTATCATCGTATCTCTTGTTCTTCCTAATTTAGAGACATTTTAAATTGCATGAAGCCTTAGTTAAAGCTTATTTGTGACTGTTAAATTTTATATCTTCCGGCATTTGAATTTTGAGTAACTCAAACAAAGGAAATAGTTGGGTcaataatttgaagtttttattattactattattattgttgttgttgttattattattagtattattttgttgttggtgttgttatttgtgttgtttttttaattattattattattattctatttttttttttttgtggaaattGAAGTTTTATCGTAGTTCCTTGTTTGTGTGTTAATTTGCTGGTACACCAATTCAACAGGACTCTACAGATGGTGCTGCTGATGTGGAGGAGAGTACAGGCGATGATGAGGTCAGCGACGCTGGTGAAATACCTGCTTCACCTCTGATAGTATTACTTCAGTCATACAAAGAAGCATTAGCTAATAATGATTCAGTCAAAGTTGCTGAGTTggaatcatcattaaaatccaTTGATGATGAGATAGTAGGTCTTGAAGGGAAAATAGCTTCCTTATCCGAAGAGTTATCAATAGAAAAAGATCGAAAACTAAGGATCGGTGCAGATTTTGACAATTATCGGAAGAGAACCGATAGAGACCGCCTTTCACTGGTCACAAATGCTCAAGGGGAAGTTGTGGAGAGTTTGTTGCCTGTATTGGATAATTTTGAGAGAGCTAAAGCTCAGATCAAGGTGGAGACAGAGGGAGAGGAGAAAATAAACAACAGCTATCAAAGCATATATAAGCAGTTCATTGAAATTCTAAACTCACTTGGAGTTGAGCCAGTGGATACGGTTGGAAATCCCTTTGATCCAATGGTAAGTTaatcaaaaatttcaatttatagtttgagttcaatttcaaatatatccttctttctttctttctatataGAGAAAATCTTATTATCATGCAGGTGATAATGGTTTTTCCGTAATGAAGCTGATAATAGTGCACTTAAccttttatatttacattgtcTTAGTACCTGTCTTTCAATATTGTTGGCGATCAATGTTTTTGGTGGATTGTTTGTAGACACTTTACAGTTACACTAATGTTCTCTTTGCCTTATGAAGTATAATTTTTGCCATCTTTGAATTATTGCAATATGTTTTCCCATTCTCTGAAAAATCtcttaactttgttttaatattttgaccGACCTCTTTCGTTTATATTTTTGGCATAATGCTGTCATCTATGATTTATGCAGGGGCGCAAACCAGTTGGCTCGAAATTCAATCGTGTACTTGCTGAACTTTTTCAAACACTATATCAAGTTTCTTCAGGTTTCCTGAAGACCTGGAAACACTTTTAACTCTTAGCAATTCTCGATTGTTTCGAGCCAACTTGGTGAGTTTAAGAATGAGTCACAAAGTCGAGAAAAAAGTAGGCTTTGTAGCAATGTCTCACAAATGTGTATAAGAATACGAACACATGTTCTTAGTTAAAGAATTATTTTCAATTGGATCCTTGTAAGATGATTTGACTCACAGTTTTGCCTCAGCTACTGCCTCAAATGAAACCTTTGGTGCTTGGTCTttttttcatcaatatttttacacgTTTCTTAAGATATAGGAGATTGATAATCTTGATCATTTTTTCTGATAACTATGTTTTTACTTTACTTGTAAAAGCTACATGAAGCAATTATGCGTGAGGATTCTGATGAATTTGAAGATGGTATCATACTTCAAGAATTCAGAAAGGGTTTTAAACTTGGTGACCGCCTCTTACGTCCATCAATGGTGAAGGTATCAGCTGGTCCAGGACCTGCAAAGCCGGAACAAGAAGTACCACAGGAAGAAGAAGTCACCAATGAAACTTCCCAGGACAGTAAAGATAATGATGGCAACACAGAAACAGAGTCTGCTTGAAAGGACAACTTTGCCTGGATTCAGTTTTGTACAAGTATATCTATCGGTTTAATCTCCAGGAACGTAATTATGGGTGTTACAGTTGCTCAAGAAATATTGCTTCCAAGTTTCCTTTTAAGGGGGAATTAGTATTATGAGATTTTGAATTATGATTTCAGATTTTTATGCCCTTGCATTGCTTTGGTAGAGATGACTAAATTTTCTCAGGTACCATGTTTCTGAAAGGACCTCGAGTGAGTTGCAATTGATCAAGTGTTTGGCACCTGGAGTTAGGAGAATCAGTGTGTACTCTTAAATTaagatattatattataatctcGTAATTCCTTCATCAAATGTTTTAGATAATTTCTGAAAGTTGTAATCCACAGCTTAACATTAACACTCGGGCCACGACAttattgatttgtttattttgttattcTTGGGGGTCGAGTGCATGTATTATGGGgtcaatataaataaattttcaacaaGTTTTTATAACAGAAGAAAATGCATTcaccaataaaaataagaaaaataaacaggACTTCAAAGTTTCTTCTTGCAAACATGTGACATTCTGGTACAAATTAAAATAGACGAGTCTTGTGTGAAAGTATAATCTATGGAAACTGGAAAGATGGAGTAGTTAGAGTTATTGGCAATGCAGTACCGTAGCAGGTACGACATGGCTAGAactagaaatataaaatataagcaTCTTTGCCGTTTTTTAATGCAGTAGTGTGTGAATTTGCGACTGCATCAAATCCAGATCCATGTATGATATGCATACAAATGTATAATACACACACATAAGTTAAAGATGACACAACATTATGAGATATTATGATTCATTAAAGTGGTACTCatgattattttataattgtattCGAAGTATTCAAAACTTTAATGTGAAATACAATGTCATTTAAATGTTTAGTATATCAAATTCAAATCCTTGTTGAATAAGATTCTCTTTAAGTATGCATTCAAATGTAAAATAGCAAATCTGAAAAAGATTTTCTTAATGCACTGCAGGTCTGCACCACTTTTTTTTAGGTGAAATTCTTTTTAAATCAATCAAGGTGAGGcctagattaccctctcttgtttataGGGTAatttagggatggcaatgggtagggtactataGTATCGATTTCCATACCCGCGTTTGCAAAAAATGTCCGTACCCGtgcccgtaccctcgtgggcaacacCTTTAGTGCCCTTCCCCATACCGTATGGGCACataagtgcccatacccgcacccattatCCGCACTTTAGccattgaaagataataaaaatcaccacacttgaaataaaactatgatccaaatttttttaaatcaacttacgaaataatatgaatcgtaatgtttaaccaaataaaaaaacatccaaattattcctggaaagaaaaaaaatagataccTTACATCAGTTATACGTTAAAAAGTAGTAGTTGCatattaaaatcataataaattgttactaaagtttttattaatctgttttaggtttaatgttagacttaaatagttaaatttattaattaactgtacaacaaaaatgaataaattatttataatattatataaatacatatatgcgGGTTGCGGGGCTGGGTAGTACAGTGTCCATACCCGTGCACATACCCATATaaatttgcgggtaattacccATACCCAAGCCCGGATCCATGAAAGCgtggttttaccctacccaaaGCGGGTATTTTTTGCAGGTGCCCATAGggtctgggtccaattgccatccctagtAATTACCCTttcaagatatcaaccaatcaaaatgtaatatacaaatgtaacattaaatgtcaaataaataagtcaatttttctataaaaaaaaaaatcaattttaataaggtaacttttaatttttaattaattatatttaggtatacaatcttaattaatttacactatataACTtgcaacaattaaaatttcacatcaaattcaactcaTGAGGGCTGCGTTTGGTAACAcgaataagctagcttatagcttgttggactacCTTATAAGCATGTTTTGATATAataagatgtgtttggtaaaaaacttttttcactagcttatagcgttttttgagaagctatttcaagtagcttttgagcttataactggtagttttttatattttcttccaattttaaccctattaatttaatttaatttaattatttttttaataaaacaacatgttcatgGCTTAAAAAATAATGGCCAAGttcataacttattttttaataaaacaactgccacattttctcctttgaaaaaaaccgtcatgctttattttattttttaatgaacgcTTTATATACAACATCTCTATCCAAAATTATCTAGAAGAATATGATATTCTAGATATGGAAAAAAATCTGGATAGAAAGTATTTCAATTGGATGGGAATGAatgtaaaaaggaaaaagacTTCTAGACCGAAGGATAAATATTTCTTGAaagaaatgttttatatttaattataactaGCGTACGgtatattgtaaaattttatatattcttgcttgtattttttttcactttcctcttatttttgggattaATAAAAGTAGAGATCAATGAGCTtttgccctcttttgtacaaaagaaaaaaaaaaacagagatcaaaattgtcggtgaaattttattggagactaaaaccaaaaatttgaatatttatagggatccaaaacatagttaaccataaattaaaatattaaaaaataaatacattagaaaaaatgtctatatatatatatatatatatatatatatatatatatatatatatatccttttatgtcatttgatacttatcagccacttcaacaactaattttaccaaacacttcaattttaacaaaccatcttttcagctataagctatcagttatAAGACATCAGCTATAAGTTTGTTTTTCAGCTAGCTTaaagcttatttttaccaaacacaccccacatacgttcataaattttgttccattccaaaacctagaactcacataacgtgcaatttcttcttcattcttcttcccatttgtTCAATTCTCTCGTTCGAGAATTGCCATCATTTCCAATTATCGTGTCGTTGTCGTCCTTTTGATTTCAGACATTGTGAGAATCAGTTTTGTTTCCATAATTAcatcaggtatcgtgacttgaTTTTACTTCTTGATTTGATTGTTCTTTTCGTTTCTTTCTCACTACTATCGTGACTTGATTGCAACCATTTCACACTTATAATACGACATTGGTGACTTTCAACTTTGACATGAATTTCAATGAtgcttccatttttatttgggttttgagtttgattgagttgtttgagattatataaattgtattttatcaCACATATTTTGTCTTTGATTAAGATAAATGGATCTTCAATGcgttgattattaattttatttttggtacaatattgattattaaatttacttttggaatttgttttattcaaatcattatactatgttgttatgttgtttctgTTCCTGGTGAATTTTGTGTTGCTGAAATGAACAGTTGTTGAGATTGTGAACAAGGTGTGAGGTTGGTTAAAGTTATGGAAGAGAAGACaaagtgaaataaataaataataaataatgttaATACAAACATGAATTTCATAAGATGAGCGTTAATTCGTGAGCAATTCGTGGATATAGCTTTTGGAAACAACACCGATTCTCACAATGTCTGGAATATTCAAATGGACAACAACGATTCTCACGATAGTTGGAAACGACGACAATTCTAGAATGAGAGAATTGAAGAATCAAGATggaaagaagaatgaagaagaaattacaCGTTATGTGTGTTCTAGGTTTTGGaatggaacaaaatttatgaacgtaTGTGGGGTGTGtttagtaaaaataagctataagctagctgaaaaactagcttatagctgatgtcttataactgatagcttatagttGAAAAGAtagtttattaaaattgaaatgtttgataaaattagctgttgaagtggctgataaatataaaatgacataaaaggacgtgtatatatatatatatatatatatatatatatgacatatcaagtgagaggagtgTTATTATGAGAGAGAGACATTTTttctaatgtatttattttttaatattttaatttacggttaactatgttttggatccctataaaaatttaaacttttgattttagtctccaataaaatttcaccaacaattttgatctctgtctttttttttttttttttttttgtacaaaagatGGCAAAAGCTCATTGATCTCTActtttatgaatcccaaaaataagaggaaagtggaaaaaaatgcaagcaagaatatataaaattttacaacgtaccgTAAGCtagttatagttaaatataaagcatttcttttaagaaatatatataaagtgttcattaaaaaataaaataaaacatgacaatttttttaaaggagaaaaCGTGgcagttgttttattaaaaaataagctatgaACTTGACCGTTATTTTTAAGCcatgaacatgttgttttattaaaaaataattaaattaaattaatagggttaaaattggaagaaaatataaaaaactaccagctataagctcaaaagctacttgaaatagcttatcaaaaaa containing:
- the LOC11438918 gene encoding protein GrpE isoform X1, whose product is MATVLRTPTFRPSPTLLTTAATSSNHSRTSRVSVASSRRRPSPLKSHRFSSIPTLRFAKLVPFAFDGDTEAPQVQDSPEVQVLDSTDGAADVEESTGDDEVSDAGEIPASPLIVLLQSYKEALANNDSVKVAELESSLKSIDDEIVGLEGKIASLSEELSIEKDRKLRIGADFDNYRKRTDRDRLSLVTNAQGEVVESLLPVLDNFERAKAQIKVETEGEEKINNSYQSIYKQFIEILNSLGVEPVDTVGNPFDPMLHEAIMREDSDEFEDGIILQEFRKGFKLGDRLLRPSMVKVSAGPGPAKPEQEVPQEEEVTNETSQDSKDNDGNTETESA
- the LOC11438918 gene encoding protein GrpE isoform X2, with amino-acid sequence MATVLRTPTFRPSPTLLTTAATSSNHSRTSRVSVASSRRRPSPLKSHRFSSIPTLRFAKLVPFAFDGDTEAPQVQDSPEVQVLDSTDGAADVEESTGDDEVSDAGEIPASPLIVLLQSYKEALANNDSVKVAELESSLKSIDDEIVGLEGKIASLSEELSIEKDRKLRIGADFDNYRKRTDRDRLSLVTNAQGEVVESLLPVLDNFERAKAQIKVETEGEEKINNSYQSIYKQFIEILNSLGVEPVDTVGNPFDPMGRKPVGSKFNRVLAELFQTLYQVSSGFLKTWKHF